A genomic stretch from Primulina huaijiensis isolate GDHJ02 chromosome 14, ASM1229523v2, whole genome shotgun sequence includes:
- the LOC140956981 gene encoding aberrant root formation protein 4 isoform X1 yields MYTRICEQLIEAVVNSSSEQAISELANFLDSVSNSIISEVDTEESGKTAFETLEKIHQLVWLPSLNQEVIDTLAFELPKVVAKLGCVSQRCSEVTKNIIDRFVGRCSPRDMLSIFCEALGSPSELFVIPSYFVPLLVGLAKVLVLIQRRHFEQVNAAVPVVLNILKTFSSTSDYEDTDYGELFRAATDVACSIHTICVKLEGDNFKLHAILGLYVLQLMALVSIGMRSEISRCILLVVQLSEILHSCKLSYSGLITGCEVAKISKLVIVDDGDDGISCFSHVKLGASLAVIWGYKNSEVAMSAKADLTAVKQNLQDHWNSRFEVIGMLKFIFTYADLPLELKTHAIEFLLFIMDGIAPHSYDDHLDYTTYMPAFYVNLQAIEMVIMNAPDTMSRRNAFAAFKKVLSDIPTSVRFDVLRALIKSAGSSSMVAILLDCVKEEMHVGKTTDRNSYISFWSPSVLELVEMVLRPLKGGPPSLPEYSDAVLSALNFYRFILITESTGKSNYTGILSKDILQKAYNEWFLPLRTLVSFMEAETQRNWDHELVSDAVCALNPVELVLYRCIELVEEELKHL; encoded by the exons ATGTACACAAGGATTTGTGAG CAGTTGATTGAAGCGGTTGTTAACAGCAGTTCAGAGCAAGCAATATCAGAGCTTGCAAATTTTCTCGACTCAGTCTCCAACTCTATTATATCTGAAGTTGATACGGAGGAATCCGGAAAAACTGCATTTGAAACTCTTGAAAAAATTCATCAACTCGTTTGGTTACCTTCGCTAAATCAG GAGGTTATTGATACATTGGCGTTTGAGTTACCGAAGGTCGTGGCGAAGCTTGGTTGTGTATCACAAAGGTGTTCTGAGGTTACTAAGAATATTATTGACCGGTTTGTTGGTCGCTGCAGCCCACGGGATATGCTCTCTATTTTTTGCGAG GCATTAGGTTCTCCAAGCGAGTTGTTCGTAATTCCCAGTTACTTTGTACCGCTTCTCGTTGGGCTTGCTAAAG TTCTGGTTTTAATTCAGAGGAGGCACTTCGAGCAAGTGAATGCTGCAGTTCCGGTAGTTCTTAATATCTTAAAGACTTTCTCCTCCACATCTGACTATGAAGATACTGATTATGGGGAATTGTTCAGAGCAGCAACTGACGTTGCTTGCTCTATCCATACAATCTGTGTAAAATTG GAAGGTGACAACTTCAAACTCCATGCTATATTGGGCCTCTATGTGTTGCAGCTCATG GCCCTTGTTTCAATTGGAATGAGAAGTGAAATATCGAGATGTATTCTTTTGGTGGTACAGTTATCCGAAATCCTTCATTCTTGCAAATTGTCATATAGTGGTTTGATAACAGGATGTGAAGTTGCTAAGATCTCTAAACTTGTAATTGTAG ATGATGGTGATGATGGTATTAGTTGCTTTTCGCATGTCAAACTTGGAGCTTCACTTGCAG TAATTTGGGGATACAAGAATTCTGAGGTTGCCATGTCCGCCAAAGCTGATTTGACTGCTGTCAAACAGAATCTTCAAGATCACTGGAACAGTAGATTTGAAGTGATCGGCATGTTGAAGTTTATATTCACATATGCTGATCTACCATTAGAATTGAAAACGCATGCTATTGAATTCCTGTTGTTCATCATGGATGGCATTGCACCACACTCTTATGATGACCATCTGGACTACACAACATATATGCCAGCTTTCTATGTCAATTTGCAG GCTATTGAAATGGTCATTATGAATGCTCCAGATACTATGTCAAGAAGAAATGCTTTTGCTGCATTCAAAAAG GTGCTTTCAGACATTCCAACTTCTGTAAGATTTGATGTCTTAAGGGCTTTGATAAAGTCTGCTGGTTCTTCTTCCATG GTTGCGATACTTCTAGATTGTGTTAAAGAGGAAATGCACGTGGGAAAAACAACTGATAGAAATTCTTATATATCATTTTGGAGTCCATCTGTGCTTGAATTGGTAGAGATGGTTCTCAGACCTCTGAAAGGCGGACCTCCATCCCTTCCTGAGTACAGTGATGCA GTTTTATCTGCCCTTAACTTTTACAGATTTATCTTGATTACAGAGTCAACAG GGAAGTCAAACTACACAGGGATATTGTCCAAAGACATCTTGCAGAAGGCCTACAACGAATGGTTTCTACCTCTTCGTACTTTAGTATCGTTTATGGAGGCCGAAACCCAGAGAAATTGGGATCATGAATTAGTATCTGATGCAGTATGTGCCCTGAACCCCGTGGAGTTGGTCTTATATCGTTGTATCGAACTCGTAGAAGAGGAGCTGAAACATTTGTAA
- the LOC140956981 gene encoding aberrant root formation protein 4 isoform X2: MYTRICELIEAVVNSSSEQAISELANFLDSVSNSIISEVDTEESGKTAFETLEKIHQLVWLPSLNQEVIDTLAFELPKVVAKLGCVSQRCSEVTKNIIDRFVGRCSPRDMLSIFCEALGSPSELFVIPSYFVPLLVGLAKVLVLIQRRHFEQVNAAVPVVLNILKTFSSTSDYEDTDYGELFRAATDVACSIHTICVKLEGDNFKLHAILGLYVLQLMALVSIGMRSEISRCILLVVQLSEILHSCKLSYSGLITGCEVAKISKLVIVDDGDDGISCFSHVKLGASLAVIWGYKNSEVAMSAKADLTAVKQNLQDHWNSRFEVIGMLKFIFTYADLPLELKTHAIEFLLFIMDGIAPHSYDDHLDYTTYMPAFYVNLQAIEMVIMNAPDTMSRRNAFAAFKKVLSDIPTSVRFDVLRALIKSAGSSSMVAILLDCVKEEMHVGKTTDRNSYISFWSPSVLELVEMVLRPLKGGPPSLPEYSDAVLSALNFYRFILITESTGKSNYTGILSKDILQKAYNEWFLPLRTLVSFMEAETQRNWDHELVSDAVCALNPVELVLYRCIELVEEELKHL, translated from the exons ATGTACACAAGGATTTGTGAG TTGATTGAAGCGGTTGTTAACAGCAGTTCAGAGCAAGCAATATCAGAGCTTGCAAATTTTCTCGACTCAGTCTCCAACTCTATTATATCTGAAGTTGATACGGAGGAATCCGGAAAAACTGCATTTGAAACTCTTGAAAAAATTCATCAACTCGTTTGGTTACCTTCGCTAAATCAG GAGGTTATTGATACATTGGCGTTTGAGTTACCGAAGGTCGTGGCGAAGCTTGGTTGTGTATCACAAAGGTGTTCTGAGGTTACTAAGAATATTATTGACCGGTTTGTTGGTCGCTGCAGCCCACGGGATATGCTCTCTATTTTTTGCGAG GCATTAGGTTCTCCAAGCGAGTTGTTCGTAATTCCCAGTTACTTTGTACCGCTTCTCGTTGGGCTTGCTAAAG TTCTGGTTTTAATTCAGAGGAGGCACTTCGAGCAAGTGAATGCTGCAGTTCCGGTAGTTCTTAATATCTTAAAGACTTTCTCCTCCACATCTGACTATGAAGATACTGATTATGGGGAATTGTTCAGAGCAGCAACTGACGTTGCTTGCTCTATCCATACAATCTGTGTAAAATTG GAAGGTGACAACTTCAAACTCCATGCTATATTGGGCCTCTATGTGTTGCAGCTCATG GCCCTTGTTTCAATTGGAATGAGAAGTGAAATATCGAGATGTATTCTTTTGGTGGTACAGTTATCCGAAATCCTTCATTCTTGCAAATTGTCATATAGTGGTTTGATAACAGGATGTGAAGTTGCTAAGATCTCTAAACTTGTAATTGTAG ATGATGGTGATGATGGTATTAGTTGCTTTTCGCATGTCAAACTTGGAGCTTCACTTGCAG TAATTTGGGGATACAAGAATTCTGAGGTTGCCATGTCCGCCAAAGCTGATTTGACTGCTGTCAAACAGAATCTTCAAGATCACTGGAACAGTAGATTTGAAGTGATCGGCATGTTGAAGTTTATATTCACATATGCTGATCTACCATTAGAATTGAAAACGCATGCTATTGAATTCCTGTTGTTCATCATGGATGGCATTGCACCACACTCTTATGATGACCATCTGGACTACACAACATATATGCCAGCTTTCTATGTCAATTTGCAG GCTATTGAAATGGTCATTATGAATGCTCCAGATACTATGTCAAGAAGAAATGCTTTTGCTGCATTCAAAAAG GTGCTTTCAGACATTCCAACTTCTGTAAGATTTGATGTCTTAAGGGCTTTGATAAAGTCTGCTGGTTCTTCTTCCATG GTTGCGATACTTCTAGATTGTGTTAAAGAGGAAATGCACGTGGGAAAAACAACTGATAGAAATTCTTATATATCATTTTGGAGTCCATCTGTGCTTGAATTGGTAGAGATGGTTCTCAGACCTCTGAAAGGCGGACCTCCATCCCTTCCTGAGTACAGTGATGCA GTTTTATCTGCCCTTAACTTTTACAGATTTATCTTGATTACAGAGTCAACAG GGAAGTCAAACTACACAGGGATATTGTCCAAAGACATCTTGCAGAAGGCCTACAACGAATGGTTTCTACCTCTTCGTACTTTAGTATCGTTTATGGAGGCCGAAACCCAGAGAAATTGGGATCATGAATTAGTATCTGATGCAGTATGTGCCCTGAACCCCGTGGAGTTGGTCTTATATCGTTGTATCGAACTCGTAGAAGAGGAGCTGAAACATTTGTAA